In Opisthocomus hoazin isolate bOpiHoa1 chromosome 3, bOpiHoa1.hap1, whole genome shotgun sequence, a genomic segment contains:
- the PEX2 gene encoding peroxisome biogenesis factor 2: protein MAFSIGNEKSVNPVLRISQLDALELNKALEQLVWSQFTNCFHGFKPGVLAHFEPEVKAFLWLILWRFTVYSKNATVGQAILNIQYKNNLSQTEKYQPLSKHQKLWYLIFTVGGRWLEERCYDLFSNRQLQSSCKIKHYINFGAGFLQLCGLLNFLIFLQKGTFATLTERILGIRSVFCKPQSVRQVGFEYMNRELLWHGFAEFLIYLLPLINVQKLKLKISSWCLPIAGLSNSENTLAANCKECSLCGEWPTMPHTIGCSHVFCYYCIKSNCLFDMYFTCPECGSEVQSLQPLKYKIEMTELHA, encoded by the coding sequence ATGGCCTTCAGCATTGGAAATGAAAAGAGTGTGAATCCTGTACTCAGAATAAGTCAACTTGATGCTCTTGAACTAAACAAAGCCCTTGAACAACTAGTGTGGTCGCAGTTTACCAACTGTTTTCATGGATTTAAACCGGGGGTGTTGGCTCATTTTGAACCAGAAGTAAAAGCATTTTTGTGGCTTATATTATGGAGATTCACTGTCTATTCCAAGAATGCAACTGTGGGACAGGCTATTCTGAATATTCAATACAAGAATAACTTATCTCAGACAGAGAAATACCAGCCTCTGAGCAAACACCAGAAATTATGGTATCTTATTTTCACTGTTGGTGGAAGATGGTTGGAAGAAAGATGTTATGATTTATTCAGCAATCGTCAACTGCAATCTTCCTGCAAAATTAAGCATTATATTAACTTTGGAGCTGGATTTCTTCAACTTTGTGGACTTctaaattttctgatttttcttcagaaaggaaCATTTGCAACACTGACAGAACGCATTCTAGGAATTAGGTCAGTTTTTTGCAAGCCACAAAGCGTTCGTCAAGTAGGATTTGAATAcatgaacagggagctcttatGGCATGGCTTTGCTGAGTTTCTGATCTATCTGCTACCACTTATTAATGTACAGAAACTAAAACTTAAAATTTCTTCTTGGTGTTTGCCTATTGCAGGTCTTTCCAATAGCGAAAACACATTAGCAGCAAACTGCAAGGAATGTTCACTATGTGGGGAATGGCCTACCATGCCTCACACCATAGGCTGTTCGCATGTTTTTTGTTACTACTGTATTAAAAGTAACTGTTTATTTGATATGTATTTTACATGTCCTGAATGTGGCTCAGAGGTACAGAGTCTTCAGCCACTGAAATATAAAATTGAAATGACAGAATTGCATGCCTGA